Proteins encoded in a region of the Clostridia bacterium genome:
- a CDS encoding response regulator has protein sequence MNADDRNQGEAERPTLRALLVEDDPMVLEIHESIVSSVPGFTVVGHARDGRSALQMTRVLKPNIIILDVYMPGCDGIDFFREIRSLDCPVDVIMVTAAEDSSTVVASRRLGAFDYIIKPFRFERLRASLESYRDTQSSRNRKHVCQDDIDRAWHVRNPRSTRQQELPKGIQKPTLDALSEYLKKSIACAFCTEQLASELGVSRITVSRYLDFLVESGLVTSQLDYSTGGRPRSLYQRTGVHGL, from the coding sequence ATGAACGCAGATGACAGGAACCAAGGAGAGGCTGAGCGACCCACGCTCAGAGCACTGCTGGTCGAGGACGACCCGATGGTCCTTGAGATACACGAAAGCATCGTGTCGAGTGTGCCCGGGTTCACGGTTGTCGGCCATGCCCGTGATGGGCGATCAGCCTTGCAGATGACGCGAGTTCTGAAACCCAACATCATAATCCTAGATGTCTACATGCCCGGTTGTGATGGCATCGACTTCTTCAGGGAAATACGAAGCCTCGATTGCCCGGTCGATGTCATCATGGTCACCGCGGCAGAGGACTCATCCACGGTGGTAGCGTCCCGGCGCCTCGGCGCCTTTGATTACATCATCAAGCCGTTCCGATTTGAGCGCCTGCGAGCCTCGCTGGAGAGCTATCGCGACACCCAATCTAGTCGGAACCGCAAACACGTGTGCCAGGATGACATAGACCGTGCCTGGCATGTACGCAACCCTCGGTCGACCCGCCAACAGGAGCTGCCAAAAGGAATACAGAAGCCCACACTGGATGCGCTTAGCGAGTATCTGAAGAAGAGCATTGCCTGTGCGTTCTGCACTGAGCAGCTCGCATCGGAGCTTGGCGTATCACGCATTACTGTCTCCCGATACCTAGATTTCCTGGTTGAATCGGGGCTAGTCACATCACAGCTCGACTACTCGACGGGCGGCAGGCCCCGGAGCCTGTACCAGCGGACTGGAGTCCACGGTCTCTGA
- a CDS encoding SDR family NAD(P)-dependent oxidoreductase, giving the protein MRLENRVAIVTGGGRGIGRVISLGLAREGADIVIANRSKDGSEKVAVEVRALGRRAVPLTCDVADEQSVTAMVQAALSSLGKVDILVNNVGLRGPIANVVDMDLRGWNETIAANLTGTMICSRAVLRNMIPRRTGSIISISSDLGRQGCPTRSPYVCTKWAQIALTQTLAREVAEYKIRVNCVCPGTVEGERIDNLVEVESKRLGISPDAYRKGLEAAAAMNRLVTAEEVAAAVIFLASDEASAITGQSLNVCAGAVFN; this is encoded by the coding sequence ATGAGGCTCGAGAACAGAGTGGCGATCGTAACCGGTGGAGGCCGAGGCATCGGCAGAGTCATATCACTCGGACTCGCGCGCGAGGGAGCCGACATCGTGATAGCCAATAGGTCGAAGGATGGCAGCGAGAAAGTGGCGGTGGAAGTCCGGGCGCTTGGAAGGCGGGCGGTTCCTCTTACCTGTGACGTAGCCGACGAGCAATCCGTGACCGCGATGGTACAAGCAGCCCTGAGTTCTCTTGGGAAAGTGGACATCCTCGTGAACAACGTGGGATTGCGCGGCCCCATCGCCAATGTCGTCGACATGGATCTGCGCGGCTGGAACGAAACAATCGCTGCGAACTTGACCGGTACGATGATCTGCAGCCGCGCGGTTTTGAGGAATATGATCCCCAGGCGGACAGGCTCGATCATCAGCATCTCATCGGATCTTGGCAGGCAGGGTTGTCCCACGCGATCCCCATACGTCTGCACCAAGTGGGCCCAGATTGCCTTGACTCAGACCCTGGCTCGCGAAGTTGCTGAGTACAAGATCCGGGTGAACTGCGTGTGTCCTGGCACCGTCGAAGGCGAGCGCATCGACAACCTGGTGGAGGTCGAGTCCAAACGGTTAGGCATATCGCCTGATGCATACCGTAAGGGACTGGAGGCCGCGGCAGCGATGAACCGGCTGGTTACCGCTGAAGAGGTGGCTGCAGCTGTCATCTTCTTGGCAAGCGACGAGGCCAGCGCGATAACAGGGCAGTCTCTGAACGTGTGTGCAGGCGCCGTCTTCAACTAA
- a CDS encoding DUF421 domain-containing protein, producing the protein MSETLVVIVRAVIGFFTLLIYTRVLGKQQISQLTYFDYILGITIGSIAAALTTDLTVTAWPHWVGLTVWTTAGLAMQWVTLKWRFASKYMDGEPTVVIMNGKIMEGAMRKARYRASDLMEQLRVKDTFDLGEVEFAILETNGTLSVLKKSQFHPVTRSDMNLPSQYQGISTELVYNGVVVDQNLEQVHLDRAWLATELRRKGVSDASEVFLATLDTSGSLYVDTFRDHVASPVDTGDFPGPY; encoded by the coding sequence TTGAGCGAGACACTCGTGGTGATCGTCCGGGCTGTGATCGGGTTCTTCACACTGTTGATCTACACCCGTGTGCTCGGGAAGCAACAGATCAGCCAGCTCACATACTTCGACTACATCCTTGGCATTACCATCGGGTCGATTGCCGCGGCGCTCACGACTGACCTGACCGTTACGGCCTGGCCGCACTGGGTAGGGTTGACTGTATGGACAACCGCCGGGCTTGCAATGCAGTGGGTCACGCTCAAATGGAGATTCGCGTCGAAGTACATGGATGGCGAGCCCACAGTGGTGATCATGAACGGCAAGATCATGGAGGGCGCCATGCGCAAGGCGCGCTACCGTGCATCAGATCTCATGGAGCAACTGCGAGTGAAAGACACATTTGACCTCGGGGAGGTTGAATTCGCCATCCTCGAAACCAACGGAACGCTGTCGGTGCTCAAGAAATCCCAGTTCCACCCTGTCACACGGAGCGACATGAACCTGCCATCGCAATACCAGGGGATCAGTACAGAGCTGGTGTACAACGGCGTGGTGGTGGACCAGAATCTGGAGCAGGTGCACCTTGACCGTGCGTGGCTCGCGACTGAGCTGAGAAGGAAGGGAGTATCCGACGCATCGGAAGTGTTTCTGGCTACGCTAGATACATCGGGCAGTCTATATGTGGACACATTCCGGGACCACGTGGCAAGCCCGGTAGACACAGGCGACTTCCCAGGGCCATACTAG
- a CDS encoding helix-turn-helix transcriptional regulator — MASRIGELVRREREKRGWSQRRLAEVSGLDNTNVSKIETSNRRRPTATALEKLSGALNIPLAAGVCR; from the coding sequence GTGGCATCACGGATTGGGGAGTTGGTCCGGCGCGAACGGGAAAAGAGGGGTTGGAGTCAGCGCAGGCTCGCCGAGGTATCCGGCCTGGACAATACGAACGTATCCAAAATCGAAACGAGTAATCGCAGACGACCAACGGCAACAGCCCTTGAGAAGCTGTCTGGGGCCTTGAACATACCGCTTGCAGCAGGCGTTTGTCGTTAG
- a CDS encoding response regulator transcription factor, with product MHRIMIVEDDDKIADILSSYLERHGYEPVRPSSFRDIKSEFLAICPCLVLLDINLPYMDGFYWCRQIRTVSNAPVIFISARSGDMDQVLALDNGGDDYITKPLSIDVVIAKVRAALRRAYGEYSAQAESDPDVYEIEGLYLYRGKSVVEWQGAQVFLTPKEFRLLDLLARRLGQIVPRDRLLEALWDDVEFVDDNTLTVNVTRVRHKLQTIGVTDAIGTIRGKGYKLAPAWNAGHYSPGRCEGGNEGSV from the coding sequence ATGCACAGGATCATGATAGTCGAAGACGATGACAAGATTGCCGACATCCTCTCGAGCTATCTAGAGAGGCATGGTTACGAGCCCGTCAGGCCGTCAAGCTTCCGCGACATCAAATCGGAGTTCCTTGCCATCTGCCCCTGCCTAGTGCTCCTAGACATCAACCTTCCTTATATGGACGGCTTCTACTGGTGCCGGCAGATACGTACCGTATCGAACGCGCCGGTGATCTTCATCTCCGCCCGCTCAGGCGACATGGATCAAGTCCTCGCTCTCGATAACGGCGGCGACGACTATATCACCAAACCACTCTCCATTGATGTCGTGATAGCCAAGGTTCGCGCCGCGCTCAGGCGAGCTTACGGCGAATACTCCGCTCAGGCCGAGTCCGACCCAGATGTATACGAAATCGAAGGACTCTATCTGTATCGCGGCAAGAGCGTGGTGGAGTGGCAAGGTGCGCAGGTGTTCCTAACGCCCAAAGAGTTCCGATTGCTGGACCTGCTGGCGCGCCGATTGGGGCAAATCGTTCCCCGCGACCGCCTACTCGAAGCCCTCTGGGACGATGTGGAGTTCGTAGACGACAACACCCTCACTGTGAACGTCACGCGAGTGAGGCACAAGCTCCAGACGATTGGCGTGACTGACGCCATCGGAACCATCCGCGGCAAGGGATACAAACTCGCACCTGCATGGAACGCTGGGCATTATAGCCCCGGCCGATGCGAGGGCGGGAACGAGGGATCCGTATGA
- a CDS encoding sensor histidine kinase has translation MSILDYLGSRATFIIFHLLAGALGIAVIQLDLLRTGERGLTPGSAAYIVVLHTAALIVALAIDYSRQHAFFRRARAIAAGPDPLAHVPSLPIASTAEQRVLSQLANAAYTSHTAEILRREEQSQMHIDFTNRWVHAMKTPVSVIDLLVQQSREVWSVDEALTLLDSIQEENEKIAHALETMLGMARQERFSLDLLPEQVDLTEVARNVVNKHRKEFIRYSIYPVVECHAPNSIVETDEKWITFVVDQLVSNAIKYTRVNRHVAAIDDCVPESGRRVQILIDEPPIDARARIAMLPPAVTLTVRDHGIGIPAQDLPRIFDPFFTGENGRVVPESTGMGLFLVRRICADLGHTVTAQSQPGQGAAMSVTFSTTSVTHGITATV, from the coding sequence ATGAGTATCCTCGATTACCTGGGGAGCCGAGCCACATTCATCATCTTCCACCTGCTCGCAGGGGCGCTGGGCATCGCCGTCATCCAGTTGGACCTGCTTCGGACAGGCGAACGCGGGCTCACCCCCGGTTCGGCAGCGTACATCGTGGTGCTCCACACAGCAGCGCTCATCGTCGCTCTGGCCATCGACTACTCTCGGCAGCACGCATTCTTCCGCCGCGCCCGGGCGATCGCAGCCGGGCCCGACCCCCTGGCCCACGTGCCATCCCTCCCTATCGCCAGCACCGCCGAACAGCGTGTCCTATCACAGCTGGCAAATGCAGCCTACACGTCCCACACCGCAGAGATCCTGAGGCGCGAGGAGCAGTCGCAGATGCACATCGATTTCACTAACCGATGGGTCCACGCCATGAAGACCCCGGTCTCAGTTATAGACCTCCTCGTCCAGCAGTCGAGGGAGGTCTGGTCTGTGGATGAAGCCCTGACGCTTCTCGACAGCATTCAGGAGGAGAATGAGAAGATCGCCCACGCCCTCGAAACGATGCTGGGCATGGCCCGGCAGGAGCGGTTCTCCCTGGACCTCCTGCCCGAGCAGGTAGACCTGACTGAAGTCGCGCGCAACGTGGTGAACAAGCACAGAAAGGAATTCATCAGGTACTCCATCTACCCGGTTGTCGAGTGCCATGCCCCCAACTCCATCGTGGAGACAGACGAAAAGTGGATCACATTCGTCGTCGATCAGCTCGTGTCAAATGCGATTAAGTACACTCGGGTAAACCGGCATGTAGCTGCGATTGACGATTGCGTCCCCGAAAGCGGCAGGCGAGTTCAAATTCTGATCGATGAGCCCCCGATCGATGCTCGTGCCCGGATCGCCATGCTCCCGCCGGCTGTGACGCTGACAGTTCGTGATCACGGCATCGGAATCCCCGCGCAGGATCTTCCGAGGATCTTCGACCCCTTCTTCACCGGCGAAAATGGGCGCGTCGTGCCCGAGTCAACCGGCATGGGCCTCTTCCTAGTCCGAAGGATATGCGCCGATCTCGGCCACACCGTCACCGCCCAGTCCCAGCCGGGGCAGGGCGCCGCCATGAGCGTCACATTCTCCACAACCTCCGTCACACACGGCATAACCGCGACTGTGTAG
- a CDS encoding ABC transporter ATP-binding protein, whose amino-acid sequence MAVLTAHALTKVYGSPKGAATTRALNGLSMEVDAGEFVGVMGPSGSGKTTLLNVLATIDAPTSGTVEVNGTSPGKLRGDQLALFRRRQLGFVFQDFNLLNTLSVRENIALPLALDNVRADDIDRRVEQVAVRLGISHILDKRTYEISGGEQQRAAIGRAIVPRPAILLADEPTGNLDSKSSHGVMQAFRDLNEKDGATILVVTHDPFVASFCRRIVFIKDGKVFSELRRGADGRQAFFQKVLDSLSVLGGEFNDVAASRV is encoded by the coding sequence ATGGCGGTCCTCACCGCACACGCTCTCACGAAGGTATACGGCTCGCCCAAGGGCGCGGCGACCACTCGTGCCCTGAACGGTCTGAGCATGGAGGTAGACGCGGGCGAGTTCGTCGGGGTCATGGGACCATCCGGAAGCGGCAAGACGACTCTGCTCAACGTGCTGGCGACCATCGATGCGCCCACGTCCGGGACTGTAGAGGTGAACGGCACATCCCCCGGGAAGCTTCGCGGCGATCAGCTGGCGCTCTTCCGCCGCCGCCAGCTCGGATTCGTGTTCCAGGACTTCAACCTACTCAATACGCTTTCGGTTCGCGAGAACATCGCGCTCCCGCTGGCTCTGGATAACGTGCGCGCCGACGACATCGACCGCCGGGTTGAACAGGTCGCAGTCCGCCTGGGCATCAGCCACATACTGGACAAGCGCACCTACGAGATATCCGGCGGTGAACAGCAGCGTGCGGCTATCGGACGGGCCATAGTTCCAAGGCCCGCGATCTTGCTCGCCGACGAGCCCACCGGCAATCTCGACTCCAAGTCGTCTCACGGGGTCATGCAGGCCTTCCGGGACCTCAACGAAAAGGACGGCGCCACGATCCTGGTGGTCACGCATGACCCGTTCGTGGCGAGTTTCTGCCGGAGGATCGTGTTCATCAAAGACGGCAAGGTTTTCTCGGAACTCAGGCGGGGCGCCGACGGTCGCCAGGCCTTCTTCCAGAAGGTTCTGGACTCTTTGAGCGTACTGGGAGGTGAGTTCAATGACGTTGCTGCGTCTCGCGTATAG
- a CDS encoding ABC transporter permease, with amino-acid sequence MTLLRLAYRNVRENRRTYFGFLASSVFAVVVFYLFAAFRALPAVVEGHYPGARSVASGLQVCQYLIIAFSIFFTLYSNSAFVKSRKRELGVLALLGAQRRQLSLLLFGESIIVGITSIAAGLGLGGLFVRLFVMAIDRILMSPEPLPFVIQFGPILTTTFTYLALFVVISALNIVSINTSQVIQLVKAPAKPKTPPVYSRRLVALGIAFLASGYAVAWTVSEVGVVVAFLPVTAIVCVGTHILFTQASVAVLRRLQRRKSVYYKQTNLLTISDLVFKMKDNARILAQVAILSAVVLTASGVIYTLGTGPAEDAKNRYARAVSFVLPATHDSVRIAQHFRDRLVAAGAVITDSAIMSAIQVEVPDISKKAPGLIVPADDYNRWARETGMLEAHLNYGHVVRILRNPESRTRPDDAGQIVHAIAGATDLAFVTDGAISAPLVSGMGDAAFLLVCDNGRFAELMRDLPAKCQETWFSCELSNWKRARKAEQAAMEAFPQGYPMAYASRVKEYSQMMASLNMLMLVAMFVAFLFFLAAGSMLYFRFFLEIQEDQARYVALRRIGLSWREIRGIVTREMAVLFFAPWVVAFVHQMVALRSFSTVTPMMPIEVWKYGAAAAGIFLALQTVYFLLARGAYLQELAPAVK; translated from the coding sequence ATGACGTTGCTGCGTCTCGCGTATAGGAACGTTCGGGAGAACCGGCGCACCTACTTCGGCTTCCTCGCCAGCAGCGTCTTCGCCGTCGTGGTGTTCTACCTCTTTGCTGCATTTCGGGCCCTGCCGGCGGTGGTCGAAGGCCACTATCCCGGCGCCCGTAGCGTTGCCTCCGGACTTCAAGTATGCCAGTATCTGATCATAGCGTTCTCAATCTTCTTCACCCTCTATTCGAATTCCGCGTTTGTGAAGTCGCGCAAGCGGGAACTGGGCGTGCTCGCTCTGCTGGGCGCACAACGCCGGCAGTTGAGCCTGCTTCTGTTCGGCGAGAGCATAATCGTGGGGATCACGTCCATAGCAGCCGGGCTCGGCTTAGGCGGATTGTTCGTCAGGCTATTCGTGATGGCGATCGATAGGATCCTGATGTCCCCCGAGCCGCTCCCGTTTGTGATCCAATTTGGCCCGATATTGACCACAACCTTCACCTACCTGGCATTGTTCGTCGTGATCAGCGCGCTCAATATCGTCTCGATCAACACGAGCCAGGTCATACAGCTCGTAAAGGCCCCCGCCAAGCCAAAGACACCGCCCGTCTACTCCCGGCGCCTCGTGGCGCTTGGCATCGCATTCCTAGCATCAGGATACGCCGTGGCATGGACAGTCTCGGAAGTAGGGGTAGTTGTGGCCTTCCTGCCGGTAACAGCCATTGTGTGCGTTGGGACTCATATCCTCTTCACACAGGCCAGCGTGGCCGTGCTCCGCCGTCTCCAGCGGCGCAAGTCAGTCTACTACAAGCAGACCAACCTGCTCACCATTTCCGACTTGGTCTTCAAGATGAAGGACAACGCGCGCATCCTCGCGCAAGTGGCCATCTTAAGCGCAGTGGTGCTAACCGCTTCAGGGGTGATCTACACTCTCGGCACGGGCCCGGCGGAGGATGCGAAAAATCGCTACGCTAGAGCCGTCTCGTTCGTTCTGCCGGCTACTCACGACTCAGTGCGCATTGCCCAACACTTCAGAGACCGCCTGGTCGCGGCCGGAGCGGTGATCACAGACTCGGCGATCATGTCGGCAATACAGGTTGAAGTTCCCGACATATCCAAGAAGGCCCCAGGGCTCATCGTGCCGGCGGACGACTACAACCGATGGGCGCGCGAGACGGGAATGCTTGAGGCCCATCTGAACTATGGGCATGTCGTGCGCATACTCCGGAACCCGGAAAGCCGCACGCGCCCCGATGACGCGGGGCAGATTGTCCACGCCATAGCAGGGGCAACCGACCTGGCGTTCGTAACAGACGGGGCAATTTCGGCGCCGCTCGTCAGCGGAATGGGAGATGCGGCATTCCTCCTGGTGTGCGACAACGGCCGGTTTGCCGAGCTCATGCGGGATCTGCCCGCAAAATGCCAGGAAACCTGGTTCAGCTGCGAACTGTCCAATTGGAAACGAGCCAGGAAGGCGGAACAGGCCGCAATGGAAGCGTTCCCGCAGGGATATCCAATGGCATACGCGTCCCGCGTCAAGGAATACTCGCAGATGATGGCATCACTCAACATGCTAATGCTCGTCGCGATGTTCGTGGCGTTCCTCTTCTTCCTGGCGGCAGGGTCGATGCTGTACTTCAGGTTCTTCCTAGAGATCCAAGAAGACCAGGCAAGGTACGTCGCCCTCCGTCGGATCGGCCTCTCGTGGCGAGAAATCCGTGGAATCGTGACCCGGGAGATGGCCGTGCTGTTCTTCGCTCCCTGGGTCGTCGCGTTCGTGCACCAGATGGTCGCGCTGCGTTCGTTCTCGACCGTTACGCCGATGATGCCCATAGAAGTCTGGAAGTATGGCGCGGCCGCCGCCGGGATCTTCCTTGCCCTGCAGACAGTCTATTTCCTGCTCGCGCGGGGCGCCTACCTCCAGGAACTGGCCCCGGCTGTGAAGTAA
- a CDS encoding SNF2-related protein, whose amino-acid sequence MDETIFPIARFLLTRDMLENGTIPLDGEVAQALSRKPKVIRMGIATPNSEPVPAIAHWSERVIRCPKLKSLIGDTTLFAAGEEWFLLCAVRNVSGIFVIVLAREAWIWWNELEERSTSRSGGRADFRDSSTARHSRSSTRVGKAAAPRRAPAPSSGQPSGPEPASAPESHPASTEPASAPESPYEPASASDPAPPDFDAEAWKLVDTRLISSPGSPITLDNPSVKALVALLESGAFDTIAQSRVHGKSLQLSMSPGFDQLLSLDAVRGIVPFEYQVGVVCQVLQRMRGRAILADEVGLGKTIEAGLILMEYIMRGLVRRVLVLCPPPLISQWRGELESKFGLGFVASDDPAFVSQPDPWASEDRIIASIDTAKREPHFSRIVSTPFDMIIVDEAHRCRNKNTLTWKLVNSVQKKYILLLTATPVQNDLSELFNMITLVRPGQLETASEFSRNYITRGDRLKPRNAADLRDLMRDIMIRNRRETCGVELPRRRAETVRIAPDPDEASLYARITDEVRGLFRGMHSSQAHEQLRLALKTLQKEAGSSMLAAAPTLDRLADTLRSRGRAEAAEHLEDLADVGVSMRSSAKAEALISLIKQAHTKVLVFTGYRATLGMLARAMRDNGISHAVFSGDMSRRERDRAIEAFRGESQVLLSTETGGEGRNMQFCNVMVNYDLPWNPMRIEQRIGRIHRIGQEKEVYVFNLSVDGTLESHILDVLDAKINMFELVIGELDMILGNIQDEEDFEDTVMDIWAGAASEAEAADGMRALGDRLAQAKAEYQKTRDYEDRLFGTDLGTEQEP is encoded by the coding sequence GTGGACGAGACCATATTTCCAATAGCCAGGTTTCTTCTTACGCGCGACATGCTCGAAAACGGCACGATCCCGCTGGATGGCGAAGTGGCCCAAGCCCTGTCCCGCAAGCCCAAGGTGATCCGGATGGGGATCGCCACGCCTAACAGCGAGCCCGTACCGGCCATCGCCCACTGGTCGGAACGCGTCATACGTTGTCCAAAGCTCAAATCGCTCATCGGGGATACGACACTCTTCGCCGCTGGTGAGGAATGGTTCCTGCTGTGCGCAGTTCGCAACGTCTCCGGCATATTCGTGATTGTCCTGGCGCGTGAAGCGTGGATATGGTGGAACGAACTTGAGGAAAGAAGCACGTCGAGATCTGGCGGACGCGCTGACTTCCGGGATTCGTCCACCGCTCGGCATTCAAGAAGCAGCACGAGAGTGGGAAAAGCCGCGGCGCCGCGGCGCGCCCCTGCGCCATCGTCCGGGCAGCCGTCAGGGCCCGAGCCGGCGTCAGCACCCGAGTCGCATCCAGCCTCGACCGAGCCGGCGTCAGCGCCCGAGTCGCCTTACGAACCGGCGTCAGCATCCGATCCGGCGCCGCCCGACTTCGATGCAGAAGCCTGGAAATTGGTGGACACGCGGCTAATCTCGTCACCCGGCTCGCCTATCACGCTAGACAACCCGTCGGTGAAGGCGCTTGTCGCGCTGCTTGAATCCGGCGCGTTTGATACGATCGCTCAGTCGCGAGTGCATGGCAAATCGCTGCAACTCTCCATGAGCCCTGGCTTCGACCAGCTCCTGTCGCTGGACGCCGTTCGAGGAATCGTACCCTTTGAGTACCAGGTGGGCGTGGTCTGCCAGGTGCTGCAGAGGATGCGCGGGCGAGCAATCCTGGCCGACGAAGTCGGTCTGGGCAAGACCATCGAGGCCGGACTCATCCTGATGGAGTATATAATGCGCGGACTGGTACGGCGTGTGCTGGTGTTGTGTCCTCCGCCTCTGATCTCCCAGTGGCGCGGCGAACTCGAGTCCAAGTTTGGTCTGGGTTTCGTAGCATCCGACGACCCAGCGTTCGTCTCACAGCCTGATCCGTGGGCGTCAGAAGATCGGATCATCGCGTCCATCGATACCGCTAAGCGTGAGCCGCACTTCTCACGAATCGTCTCTACGCCATTTGACATGATCATCGTAGACGAGGCGCACCGCTGCAGGAACAAGAACACGCTGACGTGGAAACTCGTCAATAGCGTCCAGAAAAAGTACATACTGCTCCTGACGGCAACGCCCGTGCAGAACGACCTCTCCGAGCTGTTCAACATGATAACCCTGGTCCGTCCAGGCCAGCTCGAAACGGCGTCCGAGTTCTCCCGCAATTACATCACTCGCGGCGACAGGCTGAAACCCAGGAACGCGGCAGACCTCAGAGACCTCATGCGCGACATCATGATACGCAACAGGCGCGAGACGTGTGGGGTAGAACTGCCGCGAAGGCGCGCAGAGACGGTCCGAATCGCCCCGGACCCAGACGAAGCCAGTCTCTACGCCCGCATCACCGACGAAGTCCGCGGCCTATTCAGGGGCATGCATTCGTCCCAAGCCCACGAGCAACTGCGCCTGGCGCTCAAGACGCTCCAGAAGGAGGCCGGCTCCAGCATGCTGGCTGCAGCGCCCACACTCGACCGGCTGGCCGACACACTCAGATCCCGCGGCCGGGCCGAGGCGGCCGAGCACCTTGAGGACCTGGCAGATGTCGGAGTATCCATGCGCTCCTCGGCCAAGGCCGAGGCCCTGATCTCGCTGATCAAGCAGGCCCACACGAAGGTGCTGGTGTTCACCGGCTACCGGGCCACACTGGGTATGCTCGCCCGCGCGATGCGAGACAATGGCATATCGCACGCGGTCTTCTCGGGCGATATGTCTAGGCGTGAGCGCGACCGCGCCATAGAGGCCTTCCGTGGCGAAAGCCAGGTCCTGCTATCGACGGAAACTGGCGGCGAAGGCCGCAACATGCAGTTCTGCAACGTGATGGTCAACTACGACCTCCCGTGGAACCCAATGCGGATCGAGCAGCGCATAGGACGCATTCACAGGATAGGCCAGGAGAAAGAGGTCTACGTGTTCAACCTGTCAGTCGATGGAACGCTTGAGTCACACATCTTGGACGTTCTGGACGCCAAGATCAACATGTTCGAGCTGGTCATAGGCGAACTCGACATGATCCTCGGCAATATCCAGGACGAAGAGGACTTCGAGGACACGGTGATGGACATCTGGGCTGGCGCCGCATCCGAAGCTGAGGCGGCAGACGGCATGCGTGCGCTGGGCGACCGCCTGGCTCAGGCCAAGGCGGAATACCAGAAGACCCGGGACTACGAAGACAGGCTTTTCGGAACTGACCTGGGTACAGAACAGGAGCCGTAG
- a CDS encoding DUF6504 family protein — translation MPRFIGKPARVECSAGGTTPTAFSWDETVIRVVEILAEWQDFGFGGAHPSARTWRTRRHRNYYRVLCHDGRTYELYLDRGSGQREWHVYRQVD, via the coding sequence ATGCCTCGTTTCATCGGGAAGCCCGCCAGAGTTGAGTGTTCCGCGGGAGGAACTACGCCGACAGCATTCTCGTGGGACGAGACGGTCATCAGAGTGGTGGAGATCCTGGCCGAATGGCAGGACTTCGGTTTCGGCGGCGCCCACCCGTCCGCGAGAACCTGGAGAACCAGGCGCCACCGCAATTACTACAGAGTCCTTTGCCATGATGGGCGTACATATGAGTTATACCTCGACAGGGGCAGCGGACAACGCGAATGGCATGTGTACAGGCAAGTGGATTGA